The Fibrobacter sp. UWB2 genomic interval AACAGGATCATCCACAAGACTCGAAATAATCGTATGATGAGCCCTAACTTCTTTATCATCCATATATTCCTCAGGACGGAACCAAGTAGCAAATGTGTTTAGTTCCTCAAACACACCATCTTCAGTTCTCAGACCACCTCCGATTAAGGAGAACCCACTAGCATTGCTTCCAAGAAAGCATTGCGAACGCAAGCCTTTTATTCCATCACCGTATTGGTCATTATAATCTCTAATTATTTCGTAATCATCCCAAGTAAACAAGCGCCAGCCCTCAGGACAAATTCCTCGATGATCGCGTCTAATTTTTTTATAGCAACTTTCGGTATTGCAGCTACTCGGTAACTGCATCATTTCAGCCCACTGGTACAACCCACCATACTTATCGCAATTAGTGGTATCATTGTTGTAGCAATAGCGTTCAATCTTCGTATCATCATTTTGATCATTTTCACCGAGGACCATATCACCTATATTCAAATTTTCGGCCATAACGGTTACTTTTCTTCCTGTTTTTGAAGAAACGGCTGTATAGTAGTAGTA includes:
- a CDS encoding FISUMP domain-containing protein, with protein sequence MVSSSSKRSEESSSSKQSSSSSVIPASSGNLPSSSSKKVESSSSQKTASSSSLNNDVSSGVEYKPYAHDTCLAGNWNIHKSVYKQFTDPRNGRSYYYYTAVSSKTGRKVTVMAENLNIGDMVLGENDQNDDTKIERYCYNNDTTNCDKYGGLYQWAEMMQLPSSCNTESCYKKIRRDHRGICPEGWRLFTWDDYEIIRDYNDQYGDGIKGLRSQCFLGSNASGFSLIGGGLRTEDGVFEELNTFATWFRPEEYMDDKEVRAHHTIISSLVDDPVKQNGRELKVKGFSVRCTKIE